A region from the Hylaeus volcanicus isolate JK05 chromosome 6, UHH_iyHylVolc1.0_haploid, whole genome shotgun sequence genome encodes:
- the LOC128878585 gene encoding uncharacterized protein LOC128878585 isoform X3 has protein sequence MPPLYGDEQGSSQTQQAANLQTHSSKFPIEREVVLSSGDKNSKIPILHEYKQRTAGRVAIAPDAPIKQQAWVQEGGQMQEVRQEGQARSYHPPESYVSTSVAPAPRTTKIDEEKSKSLSRTYHTIKDMISSRFGQNRKDAEPEPEASLNNVTEELRKSSRSIDEEEAKKKEGIYGKPRAQDPSVNLQQYPKNACGQYGHSYSYLSNQQNVPLPGQLQPTSQVQPSLPGQSAQLHVTHHTPPGGVQTVHQTQVSSFGQSTGGQQVQNVAREYVVQGPSGLPSQQLHQGLHQSSQNQGQGTQVQKPHGLPMQQHQVANTMQPTNQSFQSPQQLLHQNQNHHQSPRFAQQHAQNMHQRQLIQQLHQQQMAGQQNTQTGVRNVQQSYFSNNVSYQQYQQARQAMSRSQIDLPSTSRQTQELRLSGQEVYYHYAQGRPKYGVPQVYMKTDCNQEIEFQQRNSTKGIEKAASQPQLCYEDERVNEQSRNPVDPMKTLTVDPLDKERYEITVENHGLGEFGRSDSQRKEDYRLETSFAIRRDETIRCSKREQDPVTVSGQENQELEGTTVQKRIEELQKRVEENHYGAKASKDTVETDAARSSSGLKIGNLEGCKRAENQYVKDSVVKSEIKKDELEHGIGRLKIQNQGSGSDYDKAGQSSSNVDSGRGSAVYSSGRRPPPEDQTHPPVQDSEWVDIVESELRSILEPRDLPAMAHSTLSESVSSVTPPLPPLSPHESPRTSRNRYSASLPYGSKPNYSDYSKAMEKRGFSSSSKHRGASTSKKEAAKKFSHLFGVEAADLTSTTTGLDLDSMLDRSDSDLSTNDARTIRKQLEGLENMYSEVLKLLGGSVKKRRKARGLISYGSVSSLPTSSVSSRPVTRHHDKRRSHAIDDRMKKAKDIKSINKRFQRLESHVVTLARSVAHLSSEMRTQHLMIQVFAGNGKHKRRDCCSEDANEHGDGEVAVPATDQGLRAASPFQPFESEEADQVLRHGTTAHQIVPQGTWV, from the exons ATGCCACCTCTCTACGGTGACGAACAGGGCTCAAGTCAGACTCAACAGGCAGCCAATTTACAGACCCACAGCAGCAAGTTTCCG ATAGAACGTGAGGTAGTTCTGTCGTCGGGAGACAAGAATTCAAAGATTCCTATTCTTCATGAGTACAAGCAGAGAACTGCCGGAAGAGTCGCCATTGCGCCGGATGCGCCAATCAAGCAACAAGCTTGGGTTCAAGAG GGAGGTCAGATGCAGGAAGTGAGACAGGAGGGTCAAGCTAGGAGCTATCATCCCCCGGAATCTTACGT GTCGACGTCGGTCGCACCGGCGCCGAGGACGACGAAGATCGATGAGGAGAAGAGCAAGTCCCTCTCGAGGACTTATCACACGATTAAGGACATGATATCCAGTCGTTTCGGACAGAATCGCAAGGACGCCGAACCGGAACCGGAGGCAAGCTTGAACAACGTCACGGAGGAATTGAGGAAGTCCAGCAGAAGCATAGACGAGGAGGAGGCGAAGAAGAAGGAGGGGATTTACGGGAAACCACGAGCGCAAGATCCATCCGTAAATTTACAGCAGTACCCGAAGAATGCCTGCG GTCAGTACGGACACTCGTATAGTTACCTGAGCAATCAGCAGAATGTACCACTTCCTGGACAGCTTCAGCCAACGTCCCAGGTACAACCCAGTCTGCCAGGTCAAAGTGCTCAGCTTCACGTGACGCATCACACTCCGCCTGGAGGTGTTCAAACGGTCCATCAAACCCAGGTTTCCAGTTTTGGACAATCGACAGGTGGCCAACAGGTGCAAAATGTTGCGAGGGAATACGTTGTTCAGGGACCGTCCGGCCTGCCGAGTCAGCAACTGCACCAGGGACTACATCAGAGTTCTCAGAATCAG GGCCAAGGGACACAGGTGCAAAAACCCCACGGCCTGCCCATGCAGCAGCACCAAGTAGCCAATACCATGCAACCGACGAATCAGAGCTTCCAAAGTCCGCAGCAGCTGTTGCACCAGAACCAGAACCACCATCAGAGTCCCAGGTTCGCTCAGCAGCACGCACAGAACATGCACCAACGGCAACTGATACAGCAACTGCACCAGCAGCAGATGGCCGGGCAACAAAACACCCAGACTGGCGTCAGGAACGTGCAGCAGAGCTACTTCTCGAACAACGTGTCCTATCAGCAGTACCAACAGGCCAGGCAGGCAATGTCGAGGTCGCAGATCGACCTGCCGAGCACCTCCAGACAAACCCAGGAACTCAGGCTCTCCGGTCAGGAGGTCTACTACCACTACGCCCAGGGTCGGCCAAAGTACGGTGTACCCCAGGTCTACATGAAGACCGACTGCAACCAGGAGATCGAGTTTCAACAACGGAACTCGACGAAAGGCATCGAGAAAGCCGCGTCCCAGCCACAGCTCTGCTACGAGGACGAACGCGTAAACGAGCAGTCTAGAAATCCCGTCGATCCCATGAAGACTCTGACGGTGGATCCCTTGGATAAAGAAAGATACGAGATCACGGTGGAGAATCACGGACTCGGTGAATTCGGGAGAAGCGATTCGCAGAGGAAAGAGGACTACAGACTGGAGACCAGCTTCGCTATTCGCAGAGACGAGACGATCAGATGTTCCAAGAGAGAGCAAGACCCCGTAACCGTGTCTGGCCAAGAGAATCAGGAACTGGAGGGAACTACCGTTCAGAAAAGGATCGAGGAGTTGCAGAAGAGAGTGGAGGAGAACCATTACGGCGCGAAAGCGTCGAAAGATACCGTGGAGACGGACGCGGCGAGAAGTTCGTCCGGCTTGAAGATTGGAAACCTCGAGGGATGCAAACGAGCCGAGAATCAATACGTGAAGGACTCGGTCGTGAAATCAGAGATTAAGAAAGACGAGCTGGAACACGGGATCGGACGATTGAAGATCCAGAATCAAGGCTCTGGATCGGATTACGACAAGGCTGGACAGAGTTCCTCCAATGTGGACTCGGGGAGAGGGTCCGCTGTATATTCTAGCGGAAGACGCCCACCGCCCGAGGATCAGACCCATCCTCCAG TGCAAGACTCCGAGTGGGTGGACATAGTGGAATCGGAGCTGAGGAGCATTTTAGAACCACGAGATCTCCCCGCGATGGCGCACTCGACTCTATCCGAAAGTGTATCGTCGGTAACGCCGCCTCTGCCGCCGCTTTCGCCCCATGAAAGTCCCAGAACATCGAGAAATCGATACTCGGCGAG CTTACCATACGGGTCGAAACCTAATTACAGCGATTACAGCAAGGCCATGGAGAAAAGAGGGTTCTCGAGCAGCTCGAAGCATCGCGGAGCCTCGACTTCGAAGAAGGAAGCTGCAAAAAAGTTTTCTCATC TTTTCGGCGTGGAAGCCGCCGATTTGACCTCGACTACGACTGGACTCGATTTGGACTCCATGTTGGACAGAAGCGACTCCGATTTGAGTACCAACGACGCGAGGACGATTAGGAAGCAGCTAGAAGGCTTGGAAAATATGTACAGCGAG GTATTGAAGTTGCTCGGCGGAAGCGTGAAGAAGAGACGGAAGGCCAGAGGTCTCATTAGTTATGGTTCCGTTTCATCGCTGCCGACGTCATCCGTCTCATCCAGACCTGTCACGAGGCATCACGATAAACGTAGATCCCACGCCATCGACGACAGGATGAAGAAAGCCAAAGACATCAAG AGCATTAACAAACGTTTTCAACGATTAGAATCTCACGTAGTTACGCTTGCCAGATCAGTGGCACATCTGAGCTCGGAGATGAGGACACAGCATTTAATGATACAG